Proteins from one Podospora pseudoanserina strain CBS 124.78 chromosome 1, whole genome shotgun sequence genomic window:
- a CDS encoding hypothetical protein (COG:L; EggNog:ENOG503P493), translating to MATPVVRVGVAAVIHDPKTNKLIFGTRKASHGNGTIQFPGGHLEVGESWFACAERETLEETGLLVRAKKLLATTNDVFDEEKKHYITLFILCERTDDQEPAVLEPEKCAGWFWKSWSDVKALISGDTSGSGSGQQGEQKFFLPILNLLRDHPDIESLM from the exons ATGGCTACTCCAGTTGTTCGTGTGGGTGTCGCAGCTGTGATTCACGACCCCAAGACCAACAAGTTGATCTTTGGGACAAGAAAGGCCTCTCACGGAAATG GAACGATACAATTCCCGGGCGGTCATCTGGAGGTAGGCGAGTCGTGGTTCGCTTGCGCTGAAAGAGAAACGCTCGAGGAGACTGGATTGCTAGTCAGGGCCAAGAAGTTGCTGGCCACAACCAACGATGTgtttgacgaggagaagaagcattACATCACTTTGTTCATACTCTGCGAGAGAACCGATGACCAGGAACCGGCT GTACTGGAGCCTGAGAAATGCGCAGGGTGGTTCTGGAAGAGTTGGTCTGACGTCAAGGCGCTGATAAGTGGGGATACCAGTGGAAGTGGGAGCGGTCAACAAGGGGAGCAAAAGTTTTTTCTGCCCATATTGAATTTGCTCAGGGATCATCCTGATATCGAGAGCCTGATGTAG